Genomic window (Streptomyces sp. LX-29):
CGGGCGACGTCGCGGAAGCGGCGGAGCATGCTCAGCCCTCCCGGCGGAGGCTGCGGCCGGAGAACTCGCGCAGGATGCGGGCCGCCTCGGCGGGGTCGTCGGTGCGGTCGGCAGCCTCCTCGGCGAGGAGCCGTGCGAGGGTCGGGTGACCGGTGGCTGCCATCTCCTGGGCGGCGTCGAGGTATTCGGATCGGGTGGGCAGGCGTCCAGCCATGGGAGATCGATTCCTTTCAGGCGAGTTGGGCGGCGATGGCGTCCGCGAGCGGCGCCGGGACGCCGAGGCGGGCGCGGAGGGTGTCGGTGTCGATGGGGGCGCCGGTGCGGGCGTGGTGTTCGTCGGCGAGCTTCCGGGCGTGGTTGACCAGGGCGGGCGGGACGTGAACCGTCGTGGGCGGACCGACGTCTGACGGCGTCAAGTCCGAGGTCGGCACCTGTCGTTGCTCTACGGAGGAGCGCGTGAGCGGCTCGTGAGCACTACCGCTAGGCAGTTTCGTTTGGATCAGCCGGTCGTTGGTCTGGGTGTGCCGTTGACTGACGCGCAGTGGGCGCGGATCGAGCCGTTGCTCCCGGACCGGACGCCGAGGCGCGGTGGTCGGTGGCGGGACCATCGGGAGGTGATCGACGCGATCGCCTTCAAGTTCCAGACCGGAACCCAGTGGGTGCACCTTCCGGAGAAGTACGGCAACTGGCGAGGCGTCTACAACCGGCTGCGTATGTGGGCCGTCGACGGCACCTGGGAGCGAGTGTTCACCGCTCTCATAGCCCAGGCCGACGCGGACGAGGACCTGAACTGGGCCGTCTCTGTGGACTCCACGATCGTGCGAGCACACCAGCACGCTGCCGGGGCCCGCAAAAGGGGGCCCCGGCTGGAGAACCGGCCGACCACGCCATCGGCCGGTCCCGCGGCGGGCTGACCACGAAGATCCACCTCGCGGCCGACGGCGACTGCCGGCCCCTGGCCTTCGTCCTCACGGCCGGCCAGGCCGGCGATGCACCCGCCTTCGGCGAGGTCATGGCCCGTCTGCGCGTTCCCCGCCGACGTGGACGACCTCGCACCAGGCCGGACGTCGTCCTGGCCGACAAGGCGTACTCCTCACGTGCGATCCGCGAGCATCTACGCCAGCGCGGCATCCGGGCAGTGATCCCCACCCGGGCGGATCAGCGCGGCCACCGGCTGCGTCGCGGCAGACACGGTGGGAGGCCACCCGCTTTCGACCGTGACGCGTACAAGCAGCGCAATACCGTCGAGCGGTGCATCAACCGCCTGAAGCAGTGGCGAGGGATCGCCACCCGCTACGAGAAGACAGCGGTCATCTACCTGGCCGGACTCCACATCGCGGGCATCTTCCTCTGGTCCGCTCGGTGATCCAAACGAAACCGCCTAGGCTTGCCCTGCCTCTGATCACGCGGCTGGGCGCCCGGTTGCGTTGATCGGCGGGTTTCGAGTGGACCGGCGACCACGCCAGCCTGCCGCCCTGTGCGGTGGGTCCGCCTTACGGTGGGTGGTCGCCGGTCTCGTTTCTCTCCGGTGTCCCGGTCGCCGCTTCCGGCCGAGGAGGGCACGGTGGTGTGGGCGAGCAGGGTCCCGCCAAGGAAAGCCACGGCCGGCCATCCGGCGACCAGGATCCGGAGCCAGGCCGGTACGTCGGTCAGATCGAGGAGTCCCGCGGTGGCGACGTTGGCACCCAGGGAGGCGGCCAGCGCGATGACGAACCAGCACCAACCCGCCGCCTTGGACGAGCCCGACCGCAGCCGGCGCCAGGCCGCGACAAGCAGCAGGTCGACGGAGACGGGATAAGCCCAGGCTTTCCAGCCGTCCTGTCCGGCCGCCGAGGCAAGGTCGTGGAGGTGGGCGAAGGAGAGGGCGGCGGCGATGACCGCCTGTACGAGTACGGCGTCGACGCGTGCCAGGTGAGCACGCATGGGCGAGCCTCCTTCCGGTATCAGGCATGGCGGGGGTAGGGACGTGGCGCGGAGTCGGCCGCACCGGCCGTGGGGTGGCGGGATCAGTCGAGGACCGGCACCGACTTCGGCGATGCCTCGGGAGCACTCGCCGCCCGGGCGGGCATGGCGGGCCGGAAGGGGTCAAGGGCGGGCAGGTCCGGCACGAGGTGGACGTACTCCCGGCAGACCGCGGCCGCGTCGCCCAGCGACAGATAGGGCGTACGGATGCGGGACCAGCCGCCGGACGTGTCCCCAGCGACCGCCAGGCCAGGCAGTTCGGGGGCGATGGCGCAGGCCGCGCCGACCGCTTCGGGGGCGATGTCGCCGAGCGCCATCTTTGCCGAGGCTTCGTCGTTCACCCGGTGGCAGACGCGGCCGGAGAGCTGGGCGCGGAGCATGGTGGCGCCCTTGCCCAGTTCGGCCCCGAAGCGCTGCCCGCACACCTCCAGGTAGATGCCGGCTGCCCGGCCGAGCTGGGCGAGCCGGATGAGCTGGGTGACCATCTCGTCCCGCCGTTCCTCGTCCTTGCGGGTAGCGACGAGGAAGAGTTCTGCGACCTCGTCGACGAACAGCACCACCGGCACGGGCCGTTCATCGTCCGGCAGTCCCCAGATGTCGGAGGTGATCTCCTCGTTGGGGGTGTCCAGGGCGATGCCTTGCCGGGCCTTGATCAGGTCGTACCGCTCTTCCATGAGCCCGATGAGGGCGGGGAGCAGTGCGGCGGCCTGCGTGGGGTCGGTGGCCAGGGCCGACAGGCGTGGGGCGAAGGGTGCCAGTTCCACGCCCCGCTTGCAGTCGATGCCGACCAGGGCGACCGGTTGCCGGGCGAGGCCGGCTATCAGGTGCCGCAGGAACATGGACTTCCCCGAGAGCGTGGCGCCCAGGGTGAGCTGGTGTGGCACGGTGCGGTAGTCCCGTACGAACGGCGTCGCGTCCTCCCGGAGCGCCACCGGCACCCTCAGGAATCCACCCCCGTCCCCGCGGGGCATCCGCACCTTCCGCAGGACGTCATATCCGACGAGCCGCAGTTCGACCACGCCGGGTTTGACCACCGAGACGTGGACGGCGTGAACTCCCCAGGCGTGCCGTAGCCGTTCGGCGGAGGCAGCGACGTCCGCGGGTTCCTGCCCCGGTGCCAGCCGCAGCCGAAGGCGGAGCCCGGTCGAGGTCGGGCGGATCATCCCCCGACGCGGCGGAACGGGCCGGACCTCCCGGTGCGTAAGCGCCCGGGTCGCCCAGACGCGCAGCCGCGACGGCGGGACGGTCAGCCCGCAGGAGTCCATGACAGACCCGTATGAGCCGAGGAGCCGCACCGTGGAGACCGGTAACCCGATGGTCGACCAGTAGGCCGCGGGGTGGCTGGCCCGGAGGTAGGCGGCTCCGCCCACCGTCGCAGCGACGGGACCGCCCACCTCCATCAGCGTCATGGCGTCGACCATCGGACTCAGGCCGCCGACCCGTGAACCGGCAGGGCGGCCGGGGCGATGGCCTCGGCCCGGTAGGCGATGCCGTGCCGCTGCTGCCCGTTGAAGACGCTTTCCCAGGGCCGGGCGACGAGCCCGATGAGCGTGACCGGCGAACCGAGGATCAGCCCGTCCGTCACCCCGCTTTCCGGCACGGTGACCTGCACGAGGGAGGACTCCCCTCCCTCGATGTAGACGACGCCCAGCCGCATCAGCGCCTCACCGCTTTGCGCGTCCTTGGCTATCTCGCCGGTCTTCCTGTCCTTCACCTTCGGCTCCGGCGCCTCGGTCAGCAGGATGGTGGCACCGGAGGTCTCAACTCGAATGGAACGCACTGCACTTCTCCTTGCTCTCGCACAGATGACACAGGGCATCTAGTTGTCTAGATGAGTTGCATCGAACGAACCCGACCGAGCGGGAACGCGGTCCACTGTGCCACACAACTTGCCAACTCGTCTATACGAGTATGTGTGTTGAGGTGTACGAGTCGCGGAGGTGCGCCGGACAGCGCCCCATCCGACGTGCTGTCAGGTGGCGGGCAACTGGTAGGCGAGGACGTACGCGTCGGCCGCCATCACGGTGTCGCAGACCTCGACCGCGCGCCCCTCGGCATCGAATGCCGTGCGGATCAGGTGGATGACCGGCACACCGGAGGCGAGTTGCAGGGTGCGCACCTCCTGCGGGGAGGGCATGCGGGCCCGGATCTCCTCGTCGAAGTGGTCGAGGCGATGCCCCATCTCCTCCAGCCGGGCGTAGATGCCGCCAGGGCCGGGGTTGGGCTGGGCGATCGGGGTGTTCCGCGCCAGGTCGAGCGGGAGGTACGAGGTGGCGAACTCCACCGGTCGGCCGTCGAGCAGGTACCGGCGCCGCCGGGCGAGGACCTTCCGCGGCGAGCCGAGGCGGGCGGCGATGTCCTGGGAGGGCCGCTCCTCCTTCACCTCCAGGCTGTCCACCTCGGGATGGCCCCCGGCGGCTTCCGCCTCCACGGTGAACGCCGACTTCCCCTGATCGCGATGGCGGCGGGCGAAGCGGTCGGAGGCCAGGCGCCGGACCGGCGGCCGCGGCCGGACGAAGACGCCCTTGCCGTGTTCGGAGACGGCGAGCCCCTCCTGTTGGAGGAGGGAGAGGGCGTTGCGGACGGTCATGCGCGAGACGCCGAAGTGTTCGACCAGCTCCGTCTCCGAGGGGAGCTTGTCGCCCTCCCGGAAGCGTCCCTTGTCGATCGCTTCGCGCAGCTGGTCGGCGATCTGCCGGAACACGGCGCGATCACTGGTCGGGTCCAGCGCGCCCAGAACGCCGGAGGCAAGGGGAGACATGCGGCTAACTCCTTTAGGTATCTAGACGAGCGGCTGACCCGTGTTGCTACGGTGGAGAGCCTAGTCAGCCGAGAGGGCCGAGGAACGTGAGCACTGACCGCCCGCACTCCGTGAGCGTCGCCGGGGTCATCGTCGACGACGCGGGCCGCGCCCTGCTGATCAAGCGGCGGGACAACGGTAAGTGGGAACCGCCGGGCGGCGTGCTCGAACGCGGAGAAACCATCCCCGACGCCCTGCAACGCGAAGTCCTCGAAGAGACCGGCATCAAGATCGCGCTTCCCGCGACCCTCACCGGCGTCTACAAGAACATGTCCGCCCTGATCGTCTCCATGGTCTTCCGCTGCGAGGCCATGGACGGCACCCCGACCACCGGAGCGGAGACCCGCGCCCTGCGCTGGGCCACCCGCGAGGAGGTCACCGAGCTCGCCGACGAGGCGTACGCGATCCGCGTCCTCGACGCGCTCGACAACGCGTCCCCGCCTGCCGTCCGCGCCCACGACGGCGTGCGACTCATCTAGCACAGACACCCCGCCCATGGCCGCTCACCAGCACGGAGGAACTTGTATGGACGAGTATACGAGTAGAGTGCGCGTCTGGGGACTGATCTGTCCAGGTCTCCACGAAGAGGTAGCCCGCGCCCGCCGCTGGACCCGCGACATCCTCAGCGGACATCCCTGCGTCGACGACGCCGAGCTGATCGTGAGCGAGCTGGGCACCAATGCCCTCATCCACTCCGTGAGCGGCGCCGACACGGGCACCTTCCACATCACGCTGTCCCGCTCCGAGCACCTGGTCGTGGTCTCGGTCAGCGACTCCGGCAGCCGGCCCGGCAAGCCGCACGCCCCGAGGTCCGAGCCGGAGGGAACCCACGGCCGCGGACTCAGCATCGTCATGACCCTGGCCTACCGCCTCGACGTCACCGGCAACGAACGAGGCCGCACCGTCACCGCCGAACTCCACGCACCCACGGCAGGAGCCGAAGCATGCTGACCTTCCCCGTTGTCCACGGCTACTGGTGCGAGTGCCTCATCCACTCCCCCGGCGAGTCCCACGCGGACCAGGTCGCCGCCATCGAGCAGCACAGCCCCGAGCAGGCCACCCGATGGATCCGCATCACCATCCGCACCATCTCGTTCGCCCTCGACCTGGATGCCGGCGCCGAGGCGTGGGACTGGGTCGACCGCGGCTACAAGGACATGGAGAACGCCCTCAGCAACGGCGAACCGGCATCCTTCACCCTCCGGCACCAGGACAGCGAGATGCGGTGGACCGCCCGACCGGTCATCTTCCTGCCCCTCGCCCACCGCACGGCCACCCGGCTCCCGGCATGCGCGGAACAGTTCCAGTGCCCCACCCCGTACAAGCTGACCTGAAGTCCACACCAGAACCGCTGAGTTACAACCTTCTCTACAGGTTCAAGGCGGCTCGCAAGCTCGCCGCGCGCGGCCCGGCTCCCCGGGCCGCCGCTCCTGTCTCCGCCCCGCTCCAGCCCGGTCCGCCCGGCCGCGCGGCAGCAGCGGCCACCTTGGCTGAGGAGAAGAGCGCCGTCGTGGCTGGGGGTCGGCTCCACGGCTTTACCCACCTCCCCGATCCGGGTCCCGCGTCGGGCAAGGCCAGGGGGCCACTCGTGCTCATTGCGGGCAGGGGCAAGCCTGCCCGAGTTGCCTGGCCAGCGTACGGCCCCCTGACCATGCCCGACCCCAGACCGGGCAGGCCACCGGCCAAAGCCGCTCCACCGACCTGCGCAGCCTTACCACCCCCTAGCAGAGGATCGAATTGCGGCCTCAACAAGGAGGAGTTGTAATTGTTTTAGGTACAGCATCTGCTGCGAAGTGGGACCATCATGAGCTATCAGGAGCGAATCGTCGCCTATCGATCCGCACCTCCAGGGATACAGATCGCCCAATGCGTCGGGAACACAATTACATTGACAGATAGCACACTAATCATCCCGGGCGCCACGCACTCGAGAGTACCCCTTTCCGAAATTGGGGCCGTTTATCACCAGGGCCACTCAGGCGTGGTGGTAGACGCCTGCACTTACACCTTTTCCCTTGAATGTGAGTCCACAGGCGATCGGGACCAACTAGCTTTCGCCATTGCATTGCTGGCAAAATGCAACTTGCGCAATGCCGACTATGAACTCATAGACATGGACTCCCTCAAGAAGAAGTACTTTACGAACACCGGGAGTGCATCCTGCGCCGCCGCGCTAGCTGCACTGATCGCGACCATCGCCGTCGCCACATCCGGGGTGAGACGCCCGGAGTCGCAGCAGATATAGCGGGTTCAGCCCTCACCCGGAGTTGTCCAGCGAGACGACTCACACAGCCCCCCACGCATCAACCAGAACGGCCAGGAACCATGAATCCGACTTGCATAGGGTGCAATTCCCCCACCGACACGGTTCTACACTTTCGAGGCAACGGGCAGTGGCTGGTAGCGGGCCTAATGTCCCTTGGCACTGAACCCGATCAGGCCACAATCATGATAGGCAAACTTCTCGAATGTACCCCCGAGTCAGTATTCGACTACGCAGACGAGGAAGATCTTCCTTTGTTCTGCTGCAGCAAATGCGCGAAGGAATCTGGGTACCCGCCCCCGTTCCTTCCAGGGATGCCTGGTTTCGTCATCGCCCAGCCGGGCGGGACGTAGCTTCATCGCGACCATCCCTGCGCTAAGACTCTAAGAGCGAAGTCTTCAGCGCCGACCATCGCTCTCGGTCCCGACGGTGGACTGTGTGTGGACTAGCAGTCGCCTCAAGACGGGCGCATACGCCCGCAGCCTGCCGAAACCTTCGACAGCGCAGGGGCCTCCGGAGCCGTTGCAGTTCAGCTATAGGGTGCGCAGCATGACGTCTGAGTCCTCGACTGCCTGTCCCCGGTGCGGCAGGTTGCTGGAGGCCGGCGGCTTCGTGCTCTGTGGCCGGAAGGACGACGGCAAACGAGGTTGCCGCACACTATGGCGTTGCCTCGACGGTCATGCGTGGCGGAAGTGGGCCGACCGTCCGCAGGGCGACTTGGAGCCGTGCCCACACCCGGAGTTGTTCAGCGGCTGACATCCACACCTGACATCAACGACGCCGGACGCCAGCGGCCCTGAGCGGCCGGACATGGAAGCCGATGCTGCCCAAGGGTGCGGCCGGGACGACCAGAAATCGAACTCCTAAAGCGGGTGTCGCAGGTTCGAATCCTGCCGGGGGCACCAGCTAGGCCGCTGGTCGGGACGGTAGAGCGCCCTGGTGTTCGTTCGAATGCCAGGGCGCTTCTCAGTTCAGAGTCGACATTGAACAGCAGCACCCGTGATCACGAAGCGCGTCGAAGGTCTCGTTGCTCACGCCACCCCGGCTCGCCAGCGATCAGCGGCTTCAATCGTGTGGCGGGTCCTGCTGGCTCTGGCTCCTTCCCTCTGCCCGCAGGCTCTGTCGAATTTCACGCCACGCGTGGATGACCTCTGCCGTCTTCGTCATGACATCGCGCGCCTGCGACAGCAGCAGACTCAGGGCACCTGACAGAGCCAGGATCAACAGGGCGAGGCTGTCCCAGCTCATCGGGATCCGCCCTCCCGCACAGCCGGGCCACTGGGCCGACCGGTTCGGCCTGGCAGCACTCTGTCGAGCCAGTCTCGATCGGCGTTGAGGTCTTCCAGCCTCTGTCGCGCGTCGTCGCCGTAAACAGGGTCCCCCCACCTGAAGCGGATCTGCATGACCCCTGGCACGTCGGGATGCTGGTGCTCCAGGTAGAAGGTGCACTGATAGCCCCGCCGTGCTGTCCCCTGCAGGCTGCAGTCGCAGTGGCGGCGCATGATCCTCAGCGGCAAGCCCCAGACATCGTCCATGAGGCGGTCGAGAAATGCGTCGTGTGCGAGAGATACGTCGCGATGCGTATCCAGCTCGAAGATCCACTGATCCCCGGTGATCCAGGAGCGAGTTGAGTAAGCAGTGCTGAAGTTCTGGAAGATCGCGATACGGCGGAGGAGCCCTGAGCCGAGCCATGCCAGATCCCGATCCGTTTGCACGAGTGAGGCGAGCTCACGCTCGTCCTCCAGTTCGTAGGGCGATGGTTCGGCTTCATCCCACAGGGGCACGAAGCCGCCCTCTTCCAGGTCACGCCTTCGTTGTGCGAGCAAGGGGCGCCAACGGGTGCCCGGGGCTCCCCTCAGCACCAATCGGCTGTCGGTGTTGACCAGTTTGAGGTGAAGATCCGCGTTCCGGACACCGGCGACACGCAGCCGCATCACACCGCCGACCTGGACTCCGGGTTCTGCAGACGGAAGCAGATGCGCCAGCGCGTAGTCGGCCATCGGGAACTTCCGGCCAGGACGGGACCCACTGTGACTATCCAGAACCACGACGGATTGCCCAGGCGTTAGACGCATGCCGGCGATTCCCACCGGGTGTGCCCACCACTCCCCTCCGCGGCCGAGCTCCTTCATCACCTGAGCTTCGAGGAGTGCTTGTTCGCCGAGCGCATTCGGGAGGAATGGAACCTGCCGATGAGCCCGAAGTGCCTCTGAGGCGTATTGGAACGGCTCCCCCGAGTAGCAGCTTCGGGCGCGAGCAAGGCGGGTGAGACGACCACCAGCAGCCATGATTCGATCCGTCCTCGAGTGCTGCCGCCCCTGAGAACTCGAAAACTGACCGGTACGCCCGAGCGTGGGCGCGCAAGAACAGATTCTGATTACGACAGGTGCAGCGCTGGCTTCTTCGCCCCTCTGGTGGCACCGCAGACGGGGCAGCGCGGTGCCGGGACAGGCCGCCTATCCGGCCCAGCCAGCGATAGTGCCGTAAGACCCTCGGGCCTTGCAACTCCCCACCTCAGGGCGGGAGATAATGCCGGAACCGGCTCGGGCGCTCACTTCAAGGTCGTGGGCTCGGCAGCAGAGCCCACGACCGACATCCCGCCAACGTGTTCATCAGGCTGCTCGTCCTCCAGAACAGCCACGACCTCCCCACGTGAAGGCCCCGGACCGGTCATGGTCCGGGGCCTTTTCACGTGAGCGGCCGCACCGGCCGCGGTGAGGGCTAGGACAGCCCCCACGCCGCGTTCGTGAAGGTCTTGCTCCGCATGAGGAACTCGCCGAGGTATCCGTCATGCGGCAGGCCGGGGACCAGTACATGGGTGGGGTGGTCGCCGACGTGGAGGTTGCCGATGGTCGGTTCGTCGAGGAGGCGCCGCACCAGGGCCTGGTCCGACGTGAGAGCGGTGAGCACGATCGTGTCGCGCAGCGGGGCCAGGCCGTCGGCGCGGCTCCACGGCGCGATCCACACGCAGGGGAACGGCATCTCCAGGCGTGCCTGTGGGGCGTCGGCGCGGTCGAGCTGGAACACCGCGGGGCGCAGCGCCGCGGCGCCGTCGCCGAGGTCGGCGACGATGGTGTCGCCGCCGAGCCACGGCGTGGCCCCGGCGGCCTCGGCGTGGAGGTGCTTCTCCAGGGCGAGGGCGGCGTCCAACCGCTTGACCGGCAGCACGGCCCGGTCGTCCTCCGGTGGCAGTGAGGGGAGGTCGGCCAGGCGGTCGGCGACGGCCTTGGCCACCGGGGCCGGGTCGCCTTCGACGAAGACGGCCGTGGTGTTGACGCAGCCGGCGCCGGCCTCCTGGCTGATCGAGTCGACGATCGTGTCGAGATGCCGCATGACGTCGGTGTCCGCGGTGATCAGGATCTTGGCCCGGCCCGGTCCGTGCGGCAGCACGGTGGTGCTGGCCCGGTACTTGTCCATCACGGCGTCGCCGCCGTAGACCATGGCCAGGTCGGCGCCCTCGACCAGGTCGTCGGCGACGCCGTGGTCGGAGGGCAGGAGGATGACCTGGTCCCTGCCGAAGCCGGCCTCGTGCAGGGCGGTGACCAGCCGGTGCGCGCTCAGCGGTTCGCGTCGCGAGGGGCGTACCGCGACGCGGTAGCCGAGTGCCAGCGCCTCCACCCACTGCACGTGGACCCCCGGGTGGTTGCCGGCGGTGAGCACGGCGAACACGTCGCCCCGCCGGATCCACACCGCGGTGCCGGCGCCGTTCGACGCGTCGCGGCTGCCGCGCGGTCGGGCCTGGGCGGCGAAGCCGTACGCGCCGGCCAGACCGGTCGCGGTGTTCCGGGTGGCCTCCCGCACGATCGAGATCGGCAGGCCGCTCACCCGGGCCACGGCGTGCTGGTACTCGTCGACGGACATGCCGTTGACGGTGGCGGTGGCGAACAGCCGGCCCGCCTCGGCCAGTGCCCGTACCCGCTCGTCCAACGGCGCCGTCTCCGCCCGCCGCAGCGCCGCCATGCCGCGCCGCGCGTACAGCCGCGGCACCATGCTCAGCTCCGCGACCGGCCGACCGGTGACGTCGTGGACGACCTCTCTCGCCTGCGCCCGATAGGGGCCCTTGGGGCCGAGGGCGTCGAGGTGGACCGGTGTCGGAGAACCGGCCATCGTCAGTACACCCCCTCGACGACGGTGGTGCCGTCGAACGTCGGGACCGGCTTGATGTCGGCGACCGCGTCGCCGCCGAGGCCCTCGGCGGCGGGACGGCGGATCGCGGTGTCCCGTTCGAGGTTGTTCGGGATCAGCATGCTGCGGCTGATGTGGCTCATGACCACCTGGCCGCGTTCGCCGTAGGGCACCGTCCTGCCGGTGTCCGGGTCGACGACCCTCATGCTGACGAACGGGTACGGCGGGTCGAAGGTGGACGGCTCGTCCGCGGCCAGCCCCGCTCGCTCGTACATACCGGCGCCGACCATGGTGCTCCCGTAGAAGCCGAGCAGTTGCGCCTCGGGGAACACCTCGTCGCGGAACAGGCTGCGGGTGTCGACGCTCATCGAGGCACCGCCCCAGATGAGGGTGCGCACCTTGCGGTTGATGAGCTCGGCCAGCTCCTCGTCGTCGGCCAACGCCTCCAGCAGCGGCGGCGTGGTGAAGATGACGCCGACGTCCTGACTCCGCAGGATCCACCCGACCTGGTCGAGGACGTGTGCCAGGTACCTCCTCGTGTCCTCGGAGCGCCCCTCCCCGACGCACTTCTTGACCCATCGCGGGTCGAGGTCCACGGTGAGCGGGACGCCGCCCCGGCGGTGCGCCAGCGTCCGCCCCATGGGGGCGAACATGTGCGGTCCGCTCGGGCCGATCGTCAGCCAGTTCACCCCGTGGGGAACACCACGGGCGTCCAGGACCCCGCTGTGCCACGAGTTCAGCTGCTCGTGGAGGTCGGGAAGCCAGGCGACGCGCTTGGGCGCACCGGTCGTCCCGCCGCTCTCGAAGACGTCCAGCGGGATCGGCGCGTCCCCGTATCCCCGGGGGACGAGGTCCTCCACGCGGACGTCACGCAGCTCGTCGACGATGTTCGGGAACAGCGTCAGGTCGGCTTCGGTACGGATGTCCTTACGCGGGTCGAAGTCCAGGCTCTTCGCCCGCTCCAGCCAGAAGCGGGATCCCGTCTTCGGGTCGAAGTGCCACTCCATGGCGGCGGCGAGCAGGTCCGACATCGAAGGCGGCCGTTCCCACGGGGTGTCGAGCACCGGCAGGGGCCGTGCCGGCGCGGCCGCCCTCCTCCTGGCCTTGGTCGCGTGCTCGGTGAGCACGTCGGCCACCGCCGTCGCCACCCGATCCGCCTCCTCGTGGCTCATCACCAGGGGCGGGCTCATCAGCACGGTGTTCGGGTTGTTGCGGATGATGATCCCGCTGCGCTCCCGGACCAGTGGCGGCACCCACTCGGCCGACAGCGGCTCCCCGGTGTCCGGGTCCTGGGCCAGTTCGATGCCGATCATGAGGCCGATCTGGCGCACCTGGCCGACGGTGGGCAACTCCTCCAGCCGGCGCAGCTGGGCGCCGAGGTGGTCGCCGACCTCGACGGCGGCCGCGAGCAGGTTCTCCCGCTCCAGGATGTCGAGGTTGGTCAGCGCCACCGCGCAGCCGGTCGCGTGACCGCTGTAGGTGTACCCGCCGATGAACCCCTCGTCGCGGGTGACGACGTCGACCACGCGGTCGGCCACCAGCAGGGCGCCCATGGGGAAGTAGCCCGAGGTCAGCCCCTTGGCGGTGACGATGAAGTCGGGCGTGACACCCATCCGCTCGGCGGCGAACCAGTGCCCGGTCCTGCCGAACCCCGTGATGACCTCGTCGAGAATGAGCAGAATCCCGTGGGCGTCGAGCAGTTCGCGCACCCGCGGCCAGTAGTCGCTCGGCGGTTCGACCACGCCGGCCACGCCGAGGATCGGCTCGCCGATCATGACCGCGATCTTGTCCGCGCCGATCTCCTCGATCGTCTCCCGCAGCTCCCGCAGGCAGAACTCGGTGGGGTCCTCGCCGCCGTACATCTCCGGGTGGAAGGGCATCGGCGGCGTCAGGTGCCGGACGTGGGGCAGCATCGGGCCGAAGCCCTGGTGGAACATGGGCATACCGGTCGCCGCGCCGCCGCCGTACGTGACGCCGTGGTACCCGAAGTTGCGGGCGAGGATCCACGTCCGCTCCGGCTCGCCACGTCGGTGGTGGTACAGCCGGGCCATGCGCAGCGCGGCGTCGACCGCTTCCGCGCCGCCGCTGGTGAAGTACACCCGCTCCATCGGGGAGGGCGCCAGGTCGATGAGCCGGCTCGCCAGCCTGATCGAGGGTTCGTTGGTGAACTCGTGGAAGCTGCTGAAGTACTCCAGTTTCGACATCTGCCCGGCCGCGGCCTCGACCAACTCGCGCCGTCCGTGGCCGACATGCGCGAGCATGAGCCCGCCGGTGGCGTCCAGGTACTCGCGGCCGTGCGCGTCGCGTAACCGGCAGCCGGAGCCCTCCACCATGATGATGCGATCGGTGACGTCGCCGGGCAGGTGTGGGTGGATCAACCGGGATCGGTCTTGTTTCACCAGGACGTCCGCGTCTATGAGCGGTGCCCTCGTCGGGTCCAGTCGCGTCATCGCATCCCCCATCGACAGTCGACCGGGAGTTCCATTCCTGGTTCTCCGCGAAGGATCAGTCTGCAAGCCGAGGCAGAGGGGAAGCGACAGGGTCGAACGAACCAGGTCATATCGTGGACAAAATCTTCTCCACCTCGACGGTGATCGGCATCTGGTTCCGCGACGCTCCGCCACCGCCACACCGCTGCGCGCT
Coding sequences:
- a CDS encoding ATP-binding protein translates to MDEYTSRVRVWGLICPGLHEEVARARRWTRDILSGHPCVDDAELIVSELGTNALIHSVSGADTGTFHITLSRSEHLVVVSVSDSGSRPGKPHAPRSEPEGTHGRGLSIVMTLAYRLDVTGNERGRTVTAELHAPTAGAEAC
- a CDS encoding aldehyde dehydrogenase family protein, which gives rise to MAGSPTPVHLDALGPKGPYRAQAREVVHDVTGRPVAELSMVPRLYARRGMAALRRAETAPLDERVRALAEAGRLFATATVNGMSVDEYQHAVARVSGLPISIVREATRNTATGLAGAYGFAAQARPRGSRDASNGAGTAVWIRRGDVFAVLTAGNHPGVHVQWVEALALGYRVAVRPSRREPLSAHRLVTALHEAGFGRDQVILLPSDHGVADDLVEGADLAMVYGGDAVMDKYRASTTVLPHGPGRAKILITADTDVMRHLDTIVDSISQEAGAGCVNTTAVFVEGDPAPVAKAVADRLADLPSLPPEDDRAVLPVKRLDAALALEKHLHAEAAGATPWLGGDTIVADLGDGAAALRPAVFQLDRADAPQARLEMPFPCVWIAPWSRADGLAPLRDTIVLTALTSDQALVRRLLDEPTIGNLHVGDHPTHVLVPGLPHDGYLGEFLMRSKTFTNAAWGLS
- a CDS encoding NUDIX hydrolase — its product is MSVAGVIVDDAGRALLIKRRDNGKWEPPGGVLERGETIPDALQREVLEETGIKIALPATLTGVYKNMSALIVSMVFRCEAMDGTPTTGAETRALRWATREEVTELADEAYAIRVLDALDNASPPAVRAHDGVRLI
- a CDS encoding DUF2637 domain-containing protein encodes the protein MRAHLARVDAVLVQAVIAAALSFAHLHDLASAAGQDGWKAWAYPVSVDLLLVAAWRRLRSGSSKAAGWCWFVIALAASLGANVATAGLLDLTDVPAWLRILVAGWPAVAFLGGTLLAHTTVPSSAGSGDRDTGEKRDRRPPTVRRTHRTGRQAGVVAGPLETRRSTQPGAQPRDQRQGKPRRFRLDHRADQRKMPAMWSPAR
- a CDS encoding FtsK/SpoIIIE domain-containing protein — protein: MVDAMTLMEVGGPVAATVGGAAYLRASHPAAYWSTIGLPVSTVRLLGSYGSVMDSCGLTVPPSRLRVWATRALTHREVRPVPPRRGMIRPTSTGLRLRLRLAPGQEPADVAASAERLRHAWGVHAVHVSVVKPGVVELRLVGYDVLRKVRMPRGDGGGFLRVPVALREDATPFVRDYRTVPHQLTLGATLSGKSMFLRHLIAGLARQPVALVGIDCKRGVELAPFAPRLSALATDPTQAAALLPALIGLMEERYDLIKARQGIALDTPNEEITSDIWGLPDDERPVPVVLFVDEVAELFLVATRKDEERRDEMVTQLIRLAQLGRAAGIYLEVCGQRFGAELGKGATMLRAQLSGRVCHRVNDEASAKMALGDIAPEAVGAACAIAPELPGLAVAGDTSGGWSRIRTPYLSLGDAAAVCREYVHLVPDLPALDPFRPAMPARAASAPEASPKSVPVLD
- a CDS encoding IS5 family transposase (programmed frameshift) — protein: MDQPVVGLGVPLTDAQWARIEPLLPDRTPRRGGRWRDHREVIDAIAFKFQTGTQWVHLPEKYGNWRGVYNRLRMWAVDGTWERVFTALIAQADADEDLNWAVSVDSTIVRAHQHAAGARKKGAPAGEPADHAIGRSRGGLTTKIHLAADGDCRPLAFVLTAGQAGDAPAFGEVMARLRVPRRRGRPRTRPDVVLADKAYSSRAIREHLRQRGIRAVIPTRADQRGHRLRRGRHGGRPPAFDRDAYKQRNTVERCINRLKQWRGIATRYEKTAVIYLAGLHIAGIFLWSAR
- a CDS encoding GntR family transcriptional regulator, which translates into the protein MSPLASGVLGALDPTSDRAVFRQIADQLREAIDKGRFREGDKLPSETELVEHFGVSRMTVRNALSLLQQEGLAVSEHGKGVFVRPRPPVRRLASDRFARRHRDQGKSAFTVEAEAAGGHPEVDSLEVKEERPSQDIAARLGSPRKVLARRRRYLLDGRPVEFATSYLPLDLARNTPIAQPNPGPGGIYARLEEMGHRLDHFDEEIRARMPSPQEVRTLQLASGVPVIHLIRTAFDAEGRAVEVCDTVMAADAYVLAYQLPAT